A segment of the Crassostrea angulata isolate pt1a10 chromosome 10, ASM2561291v2, whole genome shotgun sequence genome:
CATTTGATATActaattcataatttttctaGAAGAAACTTATATATGACTATGAATATTGAATtcgtaaatttattttacacttTCTCATAAACATATTTCTTACTAGTATTAGAATGCATTATGGTTATAGGTAATTTCTGAATAATGTTTTCTTATTGTGTGGAATTTTTTTACAGCTCTCTTCTGTCATCACTCCCACTCATCGTCCTGGGTCTGGGCCGAGTTGTATCGACCAAAGGTGTCAACTACCAGGAGCATGTTACGGAGTACGGAGTCCACTGGAACTTCTTCTTCACAGTCTCAGCAGTCAAGGTAATGCAACACAAGACATGTATAGACtctacaatttttaaacaatctttTATCAGTGCTTTTTTACAAAGACCATGGTTCTCAGGTTGATGGAATTATTAATAGTTCACCatcattcaaaacaaattaaaaatgatggATTTAAATTGAACATGTGTGCACTGATAAGCTTGCCATTGACTTATAAATAACCGACACTGACATTGACAGTTCTGTTTCAAATTCCTTCTTGACACCTATCAGTACTATCttaagtccaaggtcttgttagtATGACTTAAATGTTTTTAGCAATGAATCCGAGAAATGTTGACACATCATAATCCCAGAATTTTTTCAGCTTGTAGAAaacagatttatatatatatagcgtCAACGTACTTGTGGAGATTTTAATATTGATAACTTCTAAACTTTCAAAAAGAAACTAacttttttatgatattctttgtatatatatatttttttaatttgatgctTAGTTTTGGTATAatatacaaaattgattttgaatttttaaccaTATTCTAAAATATGTCTGATTCTATGTAGTACGTCCATTTAGGAGGTGCAATTACAACTACGTGTTTAGAACAAATAGATCTTTGTTTGCAGATTTGCTCAAGTCTTCTCTTGACCATCCTTGGAAACATTAACCTCACTGGACCTGCCATTATACTCATTCTCTCCTATCAACTGTTTCTCACCAAACTTGGCCTGAGTGAGTACTTGGTCCTTGGAGCAGACGGTCAGGGAGGGAGAGTGCGCTTCTTCGACTCCAACAGAGAGGGCATCGTGTCCTGTCTGGGTTACCTGTCTTTGTATTTTCTAGCTGTAGAACTTGgaaaacacattttcaacaaaGAGAGGTATATGTTCATGTATTAAAGACAAATTACAACTGCTCAGTATTTATTTACCTATactattttcaatgtttttacttaatatttattttttgtttgaacaAATGTGCCCATTCCAATTGTTTATGTACCATACTATTATACTTTTGTATATGTTTGTGTGTTATTTTTGACCTGATATTTTTATGTACCCCTCCCAGGAAGACAGTAGGTGACTGGGTTCCCTTTCTGGGAGTGCTGGGTTTGTTACAGGCTGTTTTATGGTGTACCATGATGTGGTCAGAAACTCATGTACAACAAGTGTCTAGACGATTTGCCAATCTATCCTACATAGTTTGGATAGTAAGTACTTTTATGTCATCATTTACATACCTGTAAATGctataaaatcttaaaatctggtttattattttatgattCAGTATTTGAACTTTGGGgaagaaaaatttatttcacaaattataaattttgatcAGTATgccaatttataaatttttggtcattttttttaccAGCTAGTACATGCATctttttaatatctaaaaataaaaacctgTGCCTgggtgtatttaatatattgtttttattttctagcTGGCCTTGTCAGTTTTCCTCCTCTTTTTGCTTTTGCTGATAGATCTATTTAGCCACAACCAGTCATTCATATTTGCCAAGAAAAAAGAAGGTTTgtatatgaataaaacatttttatgtattctttaatacaaaaatataatatgttattgaacatgtatatacatttttttcttattaactCCCCTTGTATACAGAATGTATGGAAagactggggggggggggggcattacaTTTACACTGTATCTGCAAAACAAAGTCTTTGGCATGTAGAATATCACAAAAATAGTTGAATTGTGTAAGGCTTTCCATGGTAAAACtcaatttataaatgttttttgaagtacatgtaccagtattattcaagaaattgaaaaactgAAGGTATAATtcacaatatatataaatgtatattgatcTACTTAAAATGTTaagttcaaaatgatgttttttttatcttttttttccagAAGATGTATGCCTACTGTCCGCTGTGAACTATAATGGACTTCTGTACTTCTTGTTGGCCAATGTCTTAACAGGACTCGTGAATCTGAGCATAGATACTTTACAATTGTCCACAGCACAAAGCATGACCATACTCATTTCCTATATGGGAATTCTTAGTTTTGTAACTTTGATGCtatacaaatggaaaataagattaaaattttgGTAGATAAAAAGCTATTAGATGTTATATTTTGGGCCAAGTCGGTTTGGGGTTGTTTAGTGGCAGACAACCTTTGATAGATTTCAAAATCATGTATCTTCTTGTACTGAAATTAACAacataattatcataatttgatATATCTTTCTGATTAGACAATCAAGCATAAACtcattgaaaaattaagatttCGAAACTTGGATAACTAATGTTGTTGACAACGGAATTTATGCAAACTATCACCATTATGTTTAGCACGCTTGAAGAATGACAATCATTAAAGTCAACATTATTATTACTAGTGTTTAAAGCTGGGACTGATTTCTATGCCATACCTGAACCGTACAAGTTTGTAAGTATGAGTTTCCAAAGTCTGCATTTTATTAAACGAAAAGAAAATCTATCAGAATGCATACATGCCTAGCTTATGCaataaacaagtgaaaagctgtcaatgtgacagcaaaccgggttttcttttatgtgaactgtatccataatccatgtcaacccgtatccagtgaaatggagtaccctatatgcaatattttgccaaaaaaagactaagttcaaaagctggtattttttttcataattatcggaaatcaaaatcctagcaatatgcacacctctgatatatgtacaattgatctgcaaaaaaacaacttcctatcttgaaaactgtaggaggagttatccgtacaatgagggtaaccttttggcagccgccagcccaccattttcaccattttaataaccagattttttcattggaaaacccggttaaaaaatacaaattctacTGGCTGTTTAAtagatttatttattatcatgatGTAATATCATTCCCTGCATTTCAAATCTCTTTTAGATTTATCACAGTCGTAAAATGATTCAACTTCCAACAATATTGTGTATAATGAAGTAATACTGGTACATGCAAAATGATAAGCATCATCCAATATACAAAATTTTtgtgaaacataaaataaatcaacTACCTAAGCACTACAAAACCTATCAACACAACTCTATAATTTAGATCTGTCCATTTTGTTCATCAGTTTCTCTAACTTCATGGCCAGTCCCATATCGCCTTGAATCTTTAACTTCCCAGACATGAAAGCCGACACTGCTTTCAATTCTCCTTTGAACATCTTTACAAAATCCTCACTGTCCAGGGTCATTGTGCAGTTCGCTCCCCCTGGGGCCTCTCCCTGACCTAATTTTCCTGACCCAGTTTTAAGGTCAATGAACCATACACCTTCTTCTGGACCTAGAAAATtagaaataagttttaaaataactGCTTGCATGCATTAAAAGATTCTCTCTGTGAATTAAAAACTATTCGCTTACTGCTTTCAGATACCAAAAAcatcaataaatgattaaattcCTTTCAAATGATTAAATACAATGATTTTTACctgttaaattgaattgaaagacCCCGTTCATGGAAGACACAAGATCTTCACTCAGGAGACCCTCTATAGCACTGAATGTCTGTGCTGGTCCTCCTGCAGCAGACTTGGATCCACCACCAAAGGCTGGGGTGCCCCCCTTCTCTTCCATCTGTTGTCGGATTTTGTGTGGATCTTCACCATCCAGGAAGAAATCAGGGAGCAAGGTACTACCTGCAACAGAAAAAACTGTAGGATGTGAAATGTGCTGGGAAAGAGGATTCAGGGATAGTCAAATTGTTTTAAGACTGAATGAAACAATCTACTGGTAAAACCTTTAATGTAGATTATTTTCctcacttttaaatttaaattatattaccaattaacaattaacaatgaataaatTTGGTTACAATCCTAGAATGACACTTTCTTCATAAAACTAACAACTCtcttgcttaaaaaaaaaaagacaattaatTAACGTTTATGGATATTGTTTCTTCCAAGGTAGAATAATAGAATTCCTCAATCTAATTTATCAAACAATAAGATTCATAGAAATTTAGAGCAGTACATCTCTAATATTTTACCTTGGACCCAGGCGTACTGATCAAGGTCAGTAACTCCTGCACTGGTCAGAACTTCGTCATCAATGGCGAAGTTCCCTGTGTATTCCGAGCTCTTTCTTGTCAGCATCACATAAGCAGCGTCGCTCATTATCTCAGGCTTTCTGCACTGATTAGCAACCTCTGATCCTCCCCCTAACATCTCCATGGCAGCAGTGTAAATTGCTACAaaaatttgatagaaaaaatgACAACATATAAACAAGAGCTGTGAACAGTTTTACTGTAGATTACAGTTTCCctgaaaactacatgtaaccCAGCACTAGCTATATATCATAATGGTTAATAAGTTTTATACCATCATGATATAACATACTTTTCTGGCCAACATTCAATGAATTAGTTCTACagtgattggttgaaaaattgcataaaaaacCTAGGTTGCCTTATGTTAGTGTATGACTTgtttcaaaatcttctcaacCCAATTGACATTTATACTGTTGAATTCTAAAGTCATATTTTAGGATACAGGTACATGTGTACATACAAGTACCGGTATGTTTTCTGATACAGTAACagttatttttctctttaaaaaacaGTTCTGTTTCAGAGAGCATGAATTCTGCATATTTAGCAACTCTTTGATATAACAGATCCTAATGAGAGCTTGTTTAACTCACCAGTACGGGGCCAGAGAGCATTCACTGCAATCGACAAAGGTTTAAACTCCTCCGACATCCCCAACACGCACATGGACATCCCATATTTGGCCATTGTGTAAGCTGGAAAGAAGATGTaatgatattattattaaaagcTTGAACAATTCGCCTCGATTTATCCAAGAATTCATAGTAAGAAGAAATATGACATTAAATACTAATATGTTGAACTACCCTGATTTTATTGTCATCACTGACCTACGTGGTCCTTGAACCATCTTGGATTCATATTGAGTGGGGGGCTGATGTTAAGGATGTGTGGGTTGCTGGACTTCTGCAGATAGGGCAGGGCAAACTTAGAGCTGAAATACCATGTCAAttcttattatcaattttaaattaagcaGATGAAGtggaatttattaaaatacatattaaaatgaagaacaagaaataaatctGACCACATGTATGTGCCTCTAGCATTGATTCCCATCATGAGATCGAATCTCTTGGGGTCTGTAGCAGCTGTCCCGGTCAAGCTGATGGCACTGGCATTGTTGATCAGGATATCTATTCCCCCAAACTTGTCCGCTGCTTCCCTCATGGCCGACTGGATGGCCCCATCATTCCTGATATCCACAGCACAGGCCAGGCATTTTCCCCCTGCATCCTCAACTAAATTTGATCAATCAAGAAATtgcatcaaaaatttatttgaaattgtggtgtaaaaaacacttttaaaaacaaaatacatgtaagttaaaTAACCCCAGAATACGTGCAGAATgtaaatgcataaaaatttaTATCCCTCTTCAAGCTAGGTAAAAAGCTATCAAATAGTAATATTCATTACTGTAACAGTAAGGTACACTAAAGCACAGAACTACATGTAAAGGAATAAAACCTTTCACATTTAATGATCACGATCACTTTGCGAGAATTCATCTGATTcagtatattaattttgttgacCCCGGTATCCACATGAGCAATAATCATCAAActaataaaattgtatttgccgtaatagatacatgtatatatgaatatatggATCAAATATACgtatcatttttttctcattaaaatcataataataGATAGCTATAAGCCTATAAAGttctttattcaaataaaattgacaATGCATGATGTTGCATACAGTGCAAAAGTTCTCTTGAAAACTACGAAATGATACACAGCATTCACCCTTCACAGGAGTGGACCTTACCTTCTTTGGCAGCAGTGTAAATGGTCCCTGGGAGTTTGGGGTGAGGTGTGGTGGTCTTGGCTGCTATGATGATGTTGGCCCCATCCTTTGCTGCCTTCAGCGCAATGGCCTTCCCAATGCCTCTGCTTGCTCCAGTGATGAATATGGTCTTCCCTGCCAACAGCCTGCAATATTAAGAttcttaaggtggaataacacgcctggaaaaagtcactcaaattaattgcaagttattttattatgaaagatataatgataaataaactgtacacatgtcaaataagcgaaaaatttgcagtttggggataaaaaatgaatatctaaaatattcGATTCAGTAAGTTAAAACAAAAGCCActgtgggattcgaactcaggatgtacggatcacaagcccgacactttatTCACTCGGCTTTATAGTAAGGTACATGTTGTAGTCAAAAATCCTATTAATACTTATCATTatcgtttcgatcagaggtcagccattttgtgatgatgtgttattccaccttattaaatgattttggTTTGGCATGAAGCTGCGTCTCAATTATGTGCTCTAGCTAAGCAACTATTTTGGCTTCTTGCAAAAAGAGGTACAACCTTCATATTTCCAGTTCTTATcaataagttgattttaaacaatttaaacggTAGTCTTCAAAAGGTCAAATTCTACATTGTGACGGTctggatttttttcattctatgtGATCCATGTTTTCTGAGTAATAGTTGACTTGGGTTACCTGAAGTAATCTATTGATTAAACTTGTACAGTTTGTTTTGGGGGTATGATGACTATAATACACACATGATAGGGATCTGATTAAAAGGGaaaatgaataatgacattACCCTGTGTTTGGTATCCTGCAAAATAATGCAGTCAATATCAATTGATGAAAATTGTTGCAGAAATAGCTATTTACTTCTACAAACATAGTCAACTAACATTTAAgccttttattaaaatcaagcTAATAGTAACCTAGCTTCAAAATTCTTACCATTGTATTCCACATCATGAAAACATACCGGTAAATTATAATGCATCTTTGCATAGGTcgaagataaaaataaaatatgggggttttttttctcaataatttGTATCAATAAATAAGTTTTGGTGAATAGCGTATTGAACAGTTTTTTTCTTCGGAGGATGAGGTCATGCAAATTAGGAAATATTTAAGTCAAGGTCATTATAGACAGGTCAAGGACAGGAGAGTATGACACAGTTGATCGATACCACCCATATTTATCTTTGAAAGGACtgtatatggtttgagcctaaaattaaatcgttttgttttaaatgcccccagtttaaaaatatgacatcataaagtttatcttttcccgccattttcacattttagcataaaacggcttgttttcaTGCAGTTTTCCTTGCAGAAAACATGGAGTGATATTGCTTGAAcaaccaaaatattttcaccaaagatgtatctatcCAGTACTtgtaagtgacaaaaagtttgttCTTCTTCGAAGCATCGCTTTATATTTCCCATttgaagaaagattaaaaaaatgtcaaattttgattgaatcTTAAAAagagcgtcacttctgacgtcatatactaccagtgagtgcaaataaataggccaaaaatataatttatatcaattaactcttcttaaaaataacaaaacaattaaatgtaCCTCAATCACTTTAAAAACTTGCAAGTCTTTGAAAAAggttaataaatttttttggttaagtgtCATTGAAACTACTGTAAGCTAAATACTAGCTACAGgtaaaaaacataggtaatcacagattacaaagctcaccgagacgaggcatcacccctatgagaccacctttatcatattgtatgaaaatcatactttatgatcttggatattcatggattctgttttgacacaaaatcatatatcatctgttaaaaaattgtatgataatcatatgttcatatattaatcaatataataatataaaattaaatattgcatcctatcatactaacaatatatatcatataatacaataaaatactgcaataaacaaagatgatattgtaaatatgaaattacattgtattgtgttaaaccttattgtatttgatcacataatacaacattattatatataatacaatattgtattatatgatacaatatcatattacataatacatcataacattgaaacatatgatattatattgtataatatagtatgatatattgtattgtatgatatttatataatatgtataatatttgatacataatatgatattgtattatatgatacaatataatttgatataacattgtatcatatcaaatgatacaatattatgtgataaagtaaaatattatataatacaatattatataatacaatatcatacatacatattgtatcatatgatacaataatatatcaaataaaccaatatcatattatacaatatcgtatgatacgataatatataatattacaatatgatataatacaGTTTCGTGtgatataattgtaaattacagaatcaaatatcatattatacaatatcgtatgatacaatataatattgtatcataatatacaatactatacaaaacagtatcatgatacaatatcatatcataaaatatcaaaaaaattgatacaatatcatatcacattatataagtttttacaatataacatatgatattatattgtatcatattaaacaaaagtgtttcatatcatacaatactttatcataggaatcatgttatattatttaacaacaacctcatctttctatcaagcaggtttaagtgaggtaggagatttctttagcatccttgataatggagatcaggctctgcatctgaagcaacctctgcgtttcatttataatatagttaaatcaactatg
Coding sequences within it:
- the LOC128168186 gene encoding phosphatidylinositol-glycan biosynthesis class W protein-like isoform X1, with amino-acid sequence MGDINYTSYKELKEQFVSGHQGSPAAEITLIYLGIACCVLLHNAGGVGYRKQWFHWLGDFLVLVLPGLSSVTFLSESKAIVIVTLLSLAVISLIISHQFNRTAPKPSASLLRQEFGNKLEFVSNFRAYALICTAICILAVDFNVFPRRFCKAETFGTGLMDTGVGLFIVANGIVSPESRNKEKVSSLKSSLLSSLPLIVLGLGRVVSTKGVNYQEHVTEYGVHWNFFFTVSAVKICSSLLLTILGNINLTGPAIILILSYQLFLTKLGLSEYLVLGADGQGGRVRFFDSNREGIVSCLGYLSLYFLAVELGKHIFNKERKTVGDWVPFLGVLGLLQAVLWCTMMWSETHVQQVSRRFANLSYIVWILALSVFLLFLLLLIDLFSHNQSFIFAKKKEEDVCLLSAVNYNGLLYFLLANVLTGLVNLSIDTLQLSTAQSMTILISYMGILSFVTLMLYKWKIRLKFW
- the LOC128168186 gene encoding phosphatidylinositol-glycan biosynthesis class W protein-like isoform X2; this translates as MGDINYTSYKELKEQFVSGHQGSPAAEITLIYLGIACCVLLHNAGGVGYRKQWFHWLGDFLVLVLPGLSSVTFLSESKAIVIVTLLSLAVISLIISHQFNRTAPKPSASLLRQEFGNKLEFVSNFRAYALICTAICILAVDFNVFPRRFCKAETFGTGLMDTGVGLFIVANGIVSPESRNKEKVSSLKSSLLSSLPLIVLGLGRVVSTKGVNYQEHVTEYGVHWNFFFTVSAVKICSSLLLTILGNINLTGPAIILILSYQLFLTKLGLSEYLVLGADGQGGRVRFFDSNREGIVSCLGYLSLYFLAVELGKHIFNKERKTVGDWVPFLGVLGLLQAVLWCTMMWSETHVQQVSRRFANLSYIVWILALSVFLLFLLLLIDLFSHNQSFIFAKKKEDVCLLSAVNYNGLLYFLLANVLTGLVNLSIDTLQLSTAQSMTILISYMGILSFVTLMLYKWKIRLKFW
- the LOC128167254 gene encoding hydroxysteroid dehydrogenase-like protein 2 isoform X1: MAANSGIPNTGLLAGKTIFITGASRGIGKAIALKAAKDGANIIIAAKTTTPHPKLPGTIYTAAKEVEDAGGKCLACAVDIRNDGAIQSAMREAADKFGGIDILINNASAISLTGTAATDPKRFDLMMGINARGTYMCSKFALPYLQKSSNPHILNISPPLNMNPRWFKDHVAYTMAKYGMSMCVLGMSEEFKPLSIAVNALWPRTAIYTAAMEMLGGGSEVANQCRKPEIMSDAAYVMLTRKSSEYTGNFAIDDEVLTSAGVTDLDQYAWVQGSTLLPDFFLDGEDPHKIRQQMEEKGGTPAFGGGSKSAAGGPAQTFSAIEGLLSEDLVSSMNGVFQFNLTGPEEGVWFIDLKTGSGKLGQGEAPGGANCTMTLDSEDFVKMFKGELKAVSAFMSGKLKIQGDMGLAMKLEKLMNKMDRSKL
- the LOC128167254 gene encoding hydroxysteroid dehydrogenase-like protein 2 isoform X2, encoding MAANSGLLAGKTIFITGASRGIGKAIALKAAKDGANIIIAAKTTTPHPKLPGTIYTAAKEVEDAGGKCLACAVDIRNDGAIQSAMREAADKFGGIDILINNASAISLTGTAATDPKRFDLMMGINARGTYMCSKFALPYLQKSSNPHILNISPPLNMNPRWFKDHVAYTMAKYGMSMCVLGMSEEFKPLSIAVNALWPRTAIYTAAMEMLGGGSEVANQCRKPEIMSDAAYVMLTRKSSEYTGNFAIDDEVLTSAGVTDLDQYAWVQGSTLLPDFFLDGEDPHKIRQQMEEKGGTPAFGGGSKSAAGGPAQTFSAIEGLLSEDLVSSMNGVFQFNLTGPEEGVWFIDLKTGSGKLGQGEAPGGANCTMTLDSEDFVKMFKGELKAVSAFMSGKLKIQGDMGLAMKLEKLMNKMDRSKL